Below is a window of Anaerolineales bacterium DNA.
CGATGCATTCAAACCTGAAACATCGATCACGCTTGACCAACTGCTTTCACAGGCTGACCAGTTGATCTTGGGTGTCATCCGCGTGCTGGAAGGCGACCAGGAATCAGAGATCGTACGCCTGCTGCTCAGGCTGAGAGACGCTTTGAGCCGTCAGGAACCCGGGCAAGCGCTCAGCGGAGCTGCTGAAGCTGCTCGGGCGGAGGTAATCAACCTGGTCAACAACTTCTTCTATGAAAAGCTGACTGCGGTCCCGTCTATCAAAGAGTACATGGATGGCATAAGGATGGCTGGCTAATCTTCTGGGGAGGAACCATATCTTATGACAGGGTTGACTGATCAGGCAGGCGGCATGAAGGTGACAGGTGGCGAGGCGATCGAAAAGGCGCACCAGGCCTGGCAGGAGAGCATGCTGAAACAGCTGGATGTGCTGCGCAGCGAGATCCTGGCGACCCAGCCAGGCAGGCTGGCAGCAAATTGCGCAGGCACTCTCAAGGACCAGCAGATTCTACTCAGATACTGGGGGCAGGAGGTGAGCATCTCCCTTCCTGACCTTCGGGCTCACAAGCTGGCAGATGGCACTGAATGCTCGGTGTATGATTCCGGAGTGCTGTTGTACTACCTCCGGGAAGCCGATGGCACACCCATGGCAGACCATTGGATCGGCTACCGCGAGCTGCCTGGTGGCAGTTTTTACAGCCAGGCTTTCCAAGGCTACAGCGGTGACCGGCTGGCACGTGTCTTCGGTGAGAATGCGGACGGCTATACACAAGCAGCACGTGCCATCGGAGGGACAGCACTCACCGGTTTACCCGGGCTGGCGTTTAGCTTTTTACCCTTGCCGCGTGTCCGCCTGGCAGCGATCCTGTACCCAGGGGATGAAGAATTTGCGGCACGTGGCTCGGTTCTGTTCGACGCGGCCGCCAGCCATTATATGACCACCGACGGTTTGGCGCTGTTGGGAGCAGGGTTGGTGGGCAGATTGGTTCGGGTGGGAGAAGCATGAAGATTTACGGGGGTAAGTAGAGTGTTGGGTTTTGGGCTAAAATGCAGCCCTCAACCGGTAAAGAACATGCCAGGTCACCCTAACCTATAACTTCGCTTATGTAACAAAAGATCAGATCCCGGCATAGCCCACCGGGCTGGTGTTTCGGGGTTGGAAAGACACCAAACCCTCTCAATGACAAATAATTTTGTCTACATCTGCCATCACATTGACAACTGATTTCGGGCAAGATAGCCCTTGTGAAGTCCTAAAAAATCCTTTGTGTCCTTTCTGTCCTTTGTGTTTTTCTTTAAAAGCCTTCCAACTTTGACATATCCGCCACGCTGCTTCCAAGGGCGACGATGCGTTGCAGCAATGCCAGGCGATTCTGGCGCAGGAGGGCGTCCTCAGTCATCACCAGCACTTCATCGAAGAAGCGATTGACCTCTGGGATCATCGGCAGGAAAGCCGTCAGGAAACTATTGACAGTGTGGATGCGCGACAGGTGGACAGCTTTTTCAGCCTGCTGCAGGGCAGCATACAGGCTTTCTTCAGCCTTTTCGGCAAATGCCTGCGGGTCCAGATTGAAGGTCTCGCCAATATCGCGGGTGATGCGCACGCAACGGGCATAGGCTGGGAGGATGTCATGCCAATCGGGGCGGATGACCCAGCTGGATAGCTGGGTGACCGACAGATAGGTACGGGCCGGGTTATACCCCTGGGCAGACACTACTGCTTCAACGACATCGTAGTGGTAGCCACTCTCGAGTAGCAAGTTGCGCAGGCGTTCGATGATAAACACCTGGCAGGCAACCAACGTGTCCGGCTCAATGGCAATCGGCAATTGCCCAGCGGCGAACCCCAGACCCATGCACAGGTCGAGACTGGCATTCTGAGCGATGAGGGCCTGCACTAAACCCAAAGCAGCCCGACGCTGGGCGAATGGATCACGGGCACCGGTGGGGGCCATCCCGGCGGCAAACAACCCCACCAGCGTATCCAGGCGGTCAGCAGTACCAACGACCAGCCCTGGGCAGGTTTTGGGTGGCTGATCTCCGGCGAAGCGTGGCAGGTAGTGCTCATAGATGGCTTCAGCAACCGCTTCACTTTCGCCGGAAGAGAGGGCGTAATAACGTCCCAGGATACCTTGCAAGGAAGTCATCTCGATGACCATCTTGGTCGCCAGGTCAGCTTTGCACAGCTCTGCCGCCCGGTGAGCAATCTCCGCCTCTGCAGGGTTAAGACTGAGCATAGGTGCCAGTTGATCTGCCAGGGCGGTGATGCGGTGGGTTTTATCGAGCATTGAACCTAGCTTGGCCTGGAAGGTGAGCGTACCCAACCTGGGCAGGAAATCAGCCAGCTTGTGTTTCCGGTCATCGCGCACGAAGAAATCTGCATCGGCGAAGCGAGCGCGAATGACATGCTGGTTTCCTTCGATGATCAGCTCAGTGCCAGGGATGGGATGTATGCCTCGTGAAGGATGATTGGCCACGGTGATAAAGTAAGGTAGCAGCTCACTTTCATCGGCAGGAAGCAGGAGCTCTGAAGGAATAGATGTACGCCCGGAGGTGGGCGGCTGGATTGAAAACACCGGAAAATAGCGTTGATGTTTCTTCATCACCGAGATGAGCACTTCGCGTGGCAGGTTCAAGGCAGCCGCATCGAACGAGCCAAGCACGGCAGTGGGGGCTTCAACCAGGTTGGCAATCTCCCCCAGCAACGCCTGATCGGGTATGCTGCGCCCATGGATTTCACTGACCAACCCATCTAGCTGTGTTTGGATCAGAACGGTTCGATCAGCCTTTTCAAGGATGATGCCTTGCTCTTTAAGCCGCCTGAAATAATCGATGGCGTTCTCCACGGGGAATTCAGCCGGTGATATCGTGCGCAAGCCGCGCGTGCGGTTTGATGATCTCAATCCAGCGAACTCAAAGGGGATTACCAGCTCACCAAGCAAAGCCAGCAGCCAGCGGATGGGGCGCGAGAAATATACATTGGTCCGGTTCCAGCGCATCGATTTATCAAAGCGCAGGGAGGCGATCAACCCCGGCAAAGCTTCACCCAGTACTTCAGCTGCCGGTCGGCCTGCCTGACGGACCGTGGCAGCTACATAACGCCCACCGTCCAGGTCTACGACCTGCAGGTCGTGCAGGCTGACACCTTTGCTGCGGGCGAAGCCTTCGGCTGCCTTGGTAGGGGCTCCGAACGAGTCGAAGGCCCGGTCGGCCGGTGGGCCTTTGACGAGTTGTTCCAGATCGGGCTGGCGGGGGGAGACAGCCATTACATGCATCACCAGGCGGCGCGGTGTTCCCGAGACATGTACATCCCCATGAGCAAGGCGCAGCTCATCCAGCAGGAGGGGAAGGCGCTTGTTCAGCTGTTCGATAGCCGAATCCAGGTCACCAGCGGGGAGCTCCTCGGTGCCGATCTCAAACAACAGGTCGGCGGGGGCCGAAAGGGAGGTCGTCGCTGATAAGGAAATTCTTTCAGCCTGAGCTTGCTCTGCAATCTGGTCTTCATCCAGGAAAGGATATTCCAGGTGCTGCCGCTGGGCAAGGTAGGCTTCAGCCACGCGCCTTGAAAGGTCGCGCATCCGTCCAAAGTAAGCCTGGCGCTCTGTGATTCCGATAGCACCACGCGAATCGAGCACGTTAAAGGTGTGCGAGCATTTCAAGACGTAATCATGCGCAGGCAGGACCAGGTTCATATCCAGGCAGGCTCTGGCCTCCTGCTCGTAAAGGTCATACATAGCTTTCAAGCGGCCAACATCGGCCACCTCGAAATAGTACGTGCTCTGTTCCTGCTCAGCTTGCAGGTTTACGTCTCCGCTGGTGAACCGGTCATTCCAGCGGATGTGGGTAAAGCCATCCACACGCTGCAGAGCGATGGCGATGCGGTCAAGCCCATAAGTGATCTCGACAGAAACTGGGTCACACAGCGCTCCTCCGGCCTGCTGGAAATAGGTGAACTGGGTGATCTCCTGACCATCCAGCCAGACTTCCCAGCCCAATCCCCAGGCACCCAGGGCAGGGCTTTCCCAGTTATCTTCCACGAAACGCAGATCATGTAGAAGTGGGTCGATACCGAGGGCAGCCAGGGAGGCAATATACAGCTCCTGGGCGTTGCCCGGGTCGGGCTTGAGGATCACCTGGAACTGGTAGTGCATCTGCATGCGGTTGGGGTTCTCACCATAGCGACCATCATCCGGGCGGATGGATGGCTCCACATAAGCCACATTCCAGGGTTCAGGCCCAAGCACACGCAGGGCCGTAGCTGGGTTGAGCGTGCCAGCGCCTACCTGCTGGTAGTAGGGCTGCCAGATGAGGCAACCTCGCTCTGCCCAGAAATGCTGCAGGGTGAGGATGATGGATTGGAAATCGAGTGTTTCAGTCATGGCTACTCTTTAATGGTCATGGTTTGGATAAATCAGGGAGATTATAACCGTAAAAAGTGTTGGCGGTTCTGGATTTGTAATAAATTAGGAGTTGGGATGACCGGTAGAAAAGGTCTGGGCTTTGTTGAAATCACACAACCCAACCAACAAAAAAATCACACTGGAAACATAATTATATGTGTGAGATAATTGGACAATTCTTGTGTTATTTGTGGAATAATTTTCGATGATGTCCAGAGCAGGAGCAGGTTTGGAGCAGTGCGCAGATGATTTGGCGATGAAAGTCTTAGTAAGCGGTGCAACGGGAAATATTGGCAGCAAGCTGATCCCACGCCTGGTGGCGGCAGGCCATGCGGTGAGTTGCATGGCCAGGCAGCCAATATGCCTGGAAAGGTACCAGTGGCAGGGTGTTGAGATTCACCAGGCTGATGTGCTTGACCTGCCCAGCCTGTCGAAGGTCATGCAGGGTATTGAAGTGGCCTATTACCTGATCCACTCGATGGCAGACGGGGTGAAGGGGTATATCGAGCAGGATATAAAGGCAGCCGAAAATTTCAGCAGGAGTGCCCGCCAGGCAGGCGTACAACGCATCATCTACCTGGGAGGTCTGGGGGTATGCGAACACGACCTGACATCCCATCTGGCATCCAGGCAGCGCGTGGGTGAGATTTTACGGGCTTCGGGCGTGCCAGTTACCGAATTCCGTTCGGCAGTGATCATTGGGACAGGCAGTGCCTCCTTTGAAATAATTCGCTACCTGATGGAGCGGATCCCATTGATCCTCGCACCCCCCAGCATACAGACCTACTGCCAGCCAATCGGTGTGGAAAATGTACTGGAATACCTGACAGCCTGCCTCTTAGCACCTCACTCGATCAATAAGTTATACGAAATCGGCGGACCAGATATCCTCAGTTATCAAGAGATGCTCAGGGAATATGCCGTAATCCGTAAGTTGAAACGAAAAATGGTGCGTATACCTGGGCTTTCACCAAAACATGCTGCGCGGATCATGCATTTATTTACACCCATCCCTATCGCATATGCCGAACCGCTGCTAGATGGGCTTGGCAGCGAGGTGATCGTGCGCGACCCGAGCGCACAAGAGGATTTCAAGATAAACCTTACCAGGTATGCTTTCAGCCTGAGGCAGGCGCTGCAACGCACCGGTTCTGGAGAGGTGGAACATTACTGGCGTGGAAATCATCCGGGGCTTGAGCCCGGCGTAACCCACCTGGATATTGAAGGTATGTTCATCGAGCAGCGACGAACCACCAGCTCAGCCAGACCGGAAATGCTGTTTACAGCTTTCGCAGGAATTGGCGGCCGGCATGGATGGTATTATGCCAACTGGCTGTGGAAGCTGCGCGGCTGGGTGGATAAGCTGGCAGGCGGCATGAGCCGGCCAGCTAGCCGGACTAACCCGGACGAGTTGCATCCTGGTGATATACTGGAAGGGTGGAGTGTGGAGAAGGTCGAACCTGGCTACTTGATCAGGCTGAAGTTCGAGATGAAAGCACCAGGCCCAGCCTGGATGCAGTTTGAAGCTCAAGCATATAAGGACGGAGGATCCCTGCTCATCCTTACGTCTTTTTTTGAGCCTCATGGCATCGGCGGGTTGATCTACTGGTACTGCCTCTACCCTTTCCACCAATGGATCAACAAAGGTCTATCAAAAGCGATCGTCAGGCAAGCAGAAGATATAAGCCATACCAGCGACGCATCCAGTAGTAACCTTGGAAAGACCAACAACAACATCGAGGCAAATTTCATTGAGAACAATGGTCGAAATCCGTACTGATGATAAGGTATGATCACTCAACAGAAATATCAGGGTGAAGGTGATAAACAAAGGATGATCGAACTGGCGGTTGCTACCCAGGCCGAAAATATCCATTTCATTGACCTGCCTTACCGGCTGAGCTCATGGGCGCTGGATGAAACGGAGAACATCGGGCTGTGGGTGGATGGGCGTGGGCAGCTGGCGGCTTGGGCTGTGATGCAATCTCCATTCTGGACAGTGGACTGTGTGATCCGGCCAGACAGCTTCAGAAGCGGCTACAGGCAGATCCTTGAGTGGGTAAATAAACGCTCTACAAACCTATTGAACACGGATTATGGCCATCCATGCTGGTTCATGAACGCCTTCCCACAGCAAGGCGAGCGCAGGCAGGCACTTGAGCAAGCCGGGTATGTATGCCAAGCTTACCTTCCCAAAGATGCCTGGTCATCGGTGTGGATGGAACTCGAACGGATAAAGCAGATTCCAACCTATCATCTTGCTGAAGGTTTCACTTTCCGACCCCTGGGGGGACCTGGAGAAGTGGATGCCTACGTTGAGCTGCACCAGGCCGTATTCGAGACCAAAAATATGACCAGTGACTGGCGCGGGCGCACACTGCAGCAACCAGTTCATAAGCCCGAGCTGGACATGGTGGCCGTCGCACCTGACGGAAAGCTGGTGGCTTTCTGCATCGGCTGGCTTGGGACAGATAGGCAAGGAAACCTGGTGGGGCAGATTGAACCACTGGGATGCCATGCCGACTATAGAAAGTTCGGGCTCGGGCGGCAGGTGCTGTGCGAGACGCTCAAGCGCTTGCGGCAATACGGCGCAGGGAATATCTATGTTGAGACGGATGACTTCCGCTCGGCAGCCTTTCATCTCTACCAGGGCATCGGATTTGAAGTTGTAAATCAGGTGTTGGTGTACCGCAAAGATGTCGGTGAGCCCGTAACAGTAGATGATATGGTCAATCAATAATCATGGAGGAACATGTTGATCAATTGGGATGGATGGAATTATCTGCTGGGTGAGTGGGAAGGTGGGCATGCAGTCCACCCGGAGCAGGGGCAGGGAACATTCAGCTTCAGTTTTGAGCTGGACCAAAACATCCTGGTGAGGCGCAGTCGCACGGTTTTCCCCGCCACAGCTGAGCGTGAGGGCTTCAGCCATGATGATTTGCTGATCGTGTACACCGAATTTACCGGGGCGAAACGGGCGATCTATTTTGATAATGAAGAGCATGTCATCCACTACGAAGTAGGAATCTCGCCTGATAAGAAGAATATTGTGCTTGAGAGCGATGCGGTTCCCTACGCACCCCAGTTCAGGTTCACTTACAGCAATACGGGTGAGGATACGCTGGAAGCCAAATTTGAGATGGCACCACCCGGGAAGGCGGGTGAATACTTTACCTACCTTCAAGGGACAGCCAAACGTATAAAATGACCGTGTTTATCTCCTTGCTGCAGGGTATCAATGTGGGGGGGCAAAAAAGACTGGGGATGGAAGCGCTGCGCAAGATTTACCAGGATCTTGGGTTTTCTCTCATCCGTACGTATGTGCAAAGCGGGAATGTCGCATTTTCTACCGATGAGGAAAACTGCGCACTACTCAAGGATAAGATCGAAGTAGCTATTACCAGAGCGTGTGGATTTTCCACCCGGGTGTTCATCCGGACAGCGGGTGACCTACAGCGTATATTGAACAGTAATCCTTTCCTGACCAAACGCATGGAAGAGGCAAGTAAGCTACATATATCGTTCCTATACCAACCGGTTGAAAGTTCTGCGTGGAGCAGGCTGTCAGTACCCCAGGGCAGCCAGGACGAATACGCACCCGGCAAGATGGAGGTGTTCCTGTTTTGCCCGAATGGCTACGGTAAGACAAAATTATCAAACAGCTTTTTCGAGCGAAAATTGGGTGTGCCGGTGACCACTCGGAACTGGAATACACTAGAGGCGCTTTACAGGATGGCGCAAGATGTTCCCTGAACGCTATATCGAACAATATCTGCTGCAAATTCCTCCTGAATTACGCGATATTGTGCTGGAGATCAGGAATATTGTTGCTAGCGTGGCACCCGGTGCCACCGAAAAACAGCACAGCCGCGGCTTCAGTTATTATCACAAAGAACGGGGAGGCCCGGTGAGTGCGGGGATTTGCCAGATTGGCATCTTCGGCGATCACATCCGCCTGGCTTTCATCCACGGGGCGTTCCTGGATGACCCGGAGGGCATGCTGAGAGGTAAAGAAAAGGCCAAGAGATATATGCCAATCTATAGCTATGAGGAGGCTCCCTGGGAGTATATTCGAAGCTTGATTGAGGCCCATTCGCGTTTTGACCCCTACACTTATTTCAAGAAAAATAATGAAACTGCATAAAGGAAAATCAATTTTTTTATTGTTTTCTCTGGCGATAATTGTTTCGGCCTGTGCAGCACGGACAGGCACCCCAGGCGCCACCCTCAACCCGGTGTCTGACCCCACCCAGACGCCCGCCCTGCTGGCGACACCCTATGCACAGCAGCCTGCAGCCGGGATCTGTGCGAGCCCCGATGGCCAAGCCGTGGTCATCACTCTCAACCCGGATATCCCTGACCCGCGCTGCAGCAAAGCACGGCCTGACCAAAAGCTCATGGTGATCAACCGCACTCAGGCTAGCCTGCTCGTTTCGATTGGCAAGTTCGAAGATTTACTGCCACCCGGTGGGCAATTCACGGTGGATGAGCCTTTTGGAGAGTACCTTGCAGCCGGGGTACATCAGCTGAGTGTTTCGCCCTGTTGCAGCGCTGAGATCTGGCTGGAGGAGAAATAGATGAAATTAACCCCCAAGATCATCCTGGAAGGCACACGGCTAACCCACAAGACTGACATCGCCTTCGCCTTGAATGAACACCCGCGCATTGTTGGACCGCGCAAATATCGCTACCATTCTCCGCTGGTGTCAGCGGAATGGTGCGGCTTCACTAACTTTCCCTGGGGGCGCGGCCTGATCAATTTCGACCCACAGGAAGAAGCCCTGGCAATGGATACCTACCACACGTGGGTGAAGCTCTTCCAACAATTACGATATTACTCATGGATCGTCGACCGCTTTCACATCTCAACCCAGACATACCAATTTATCCAGCGGGCGAAAAGCTATGATTTTGTCTGGCTGGAGCAGACCCTGAAAGAGCTGGATTTCAGGCTAATCTTCTGTACACGCTCAGCTGGTTCATTCGCCCAGGCGCGGGAGCAGAGGATCAAAGTGTCGGGGAAGCCATCGCAATATGATGACCTGCAGATTTTCGTCAAGGAGCAGG
It encodes the following:
- a CDS encoding glycine--tRNA ligase subunit alpha/beta; the encoded protein is MTETLDFQSIILTLQHFWAERGCLIWQPYYQQVGAGTLNPATALRVLGPEPWNVAYVEPSIRPDDGRYGENPNRMQMHYQFQVILKPDPGNAQELYIASLAALGIDPLLHDLRFVEDNWESPALGAWGLGWEVWLDGQEITQFTYFQQAGGALCDPVSVEITYGLDRIAIALQRVDGFTHIRWNDRFTSGDVNLQAEQEQSTYYFEVADVGRLKAMYDLYEQEARACLDMNLVLPAHDYVLKCSHTFNVLDSRGAIGITERQAYFGRMRDLSRRVAEAYLAQRQHLEYPFLDEDQIAEQAQAERISLSATTSLSAPADLLFEIGTEELPAGDLDSAIEQLNKRLPLLLDELRLAHGDVHVSGTPRRLVMHVMAVSPRQPDLEQLVKGPPADRAFDSFGAPTKAAEGFARSKGVSLHDLQVVDLDGGRYVAATVRQAGRPAAEVLGEALPGLIASLRFDKSMRWNRTNVYFSRPIRWLLALLGELVIPFEFAGLRSSNRTRGLRTISPAEFPVENAIDYFRRLKEQGIILEKADRTVLIQTQLDGLVSEIHGRSIPDQALLGEIANLVEAPTAVLGSFDAAALNLPREVLISVMKKHQRYFPVFSIQPPTSGRTSIPSELLLPADESELLPYFITVANHPSRGIHPIPGTELIIEGNQHVIRARFADADFFVRDDRKHKLADFLPRLGTLTFQAKLGSMLDKTHRITALADQLAPMLSLNPAEAEIAHRAAELCKADLATKMVIEMTSLQGILGRYYALSSGESEAVAEAIYEHYLPRFAGDQPPKTCPGLVVGTADRLDTLVGLFAAGMAPTGARDPFAQRRAALGLVQALIAQNASLDLCMGLGFAAGQLPIAIEPDTLVACQVFIIERLRNLLLESGYHYDVVEAVVSAQGYNPARTYLSVTQLSSWVIRPDWHDILPAYARCVRITRDIGETFNLDPQAFAEKAEESLYAALQQAEKAVHLSRIHTVNSFLTAFLPMIPEVNRFFDEVLVMTEDALLRQNRLALLQRIVALGSSVADMSKLEGF
- a CDS encoding DUF2867 domain-containing protein codes for the protein MMSRAGAGLEQCADDLAMKVLVSGATGNIGSKLIPRLVAAGHAVSCMARQPICLERYQWQGVEIHQADVLDLPSLSKVMQGIEVAYYLIHSMADGVKGYIEQDIKAAENFSRSARQAGVQRIIYLGGLGVCEHDLTSHLASRQRVGEILRASGVPVTEFRSAVIIGTGSASFEIIRYLMERIPLILAPPSIQTYCQPIGVENVLEYLTACLLAPHSINKLYEIGGPDILSYQEMLREYAVIRKLKRKMVRIPGLSPKHAARIMHLFTPIPIAYAEPLLDGLGSEVIVRDPSAQEDFKINLTRYAFSLRQALQRTGSGEVEHYWRGNHPGLEPGVTHLDIEGMFIEQRRTTSSARPEMLFTAFAGIGGRHGWYYANWLWKLRGWVDKLAGGMSRPASRTNPDELHPGDILEGWSVEKVEPGYLIRLKFEMKAPGPAWMQFEAQAYKDGGSLLILTSFFEPHGIGGLIYWYCLYPFHQWINKGLSKAIVRQAEDISHTSDASSSNLGKTNNNIEANFIENNGRNPY